The DNA segment TGCCGGAGTTTTGTAGCCGTGGCGTCCAATGATCCATTCCTGGTTGTAGGTGTCCTTGAATTCCAAGAGGGCAAGGCGGAGTTCCTCCACCGTGTCGAACCGCCGAACCCAGAGCAGGTTCTCCTTCAGGGTTCGAACGAACCGCTCCGCGATCCCGTTGCCTTGGGGCTCTCTGACGACGGATGGCGAACTCTGGATACCCAGAAAGGAAATCTCCTCCTGAAACACGCTGGAAACGTACTGACTTCCGTTGTCATGCCGGAGAGTCAGGCCGTTAGCCACAGCAGGACCAAAGGCACCAAAGCTCTGGCGCACACCCTGGCGAATCGGTTCCAGGGCTTCGAAACGCGTCCCGCACTTGGCGGCGTGGATGCCGACACACTCCAAAGAACAGTGGTCCACCGCCAGAAAGATCGATGCATTGCCTTCCCGTGCAGTCATCGTCGTGGTCATGTCTGTGCCCCACATCACATCCACCTGCTCTGTCTTGATCGTCCCGTCATGCGCTTTGGGGCCGTGAGGCCTTCCAGGGCTGCGCACAGCAAGCAAGTTATTTTCCCGCATGAGCCGAAGCGTTCGCTGAGGGGAAGTCCTGATCCCATTAAAGCGCAGCCTGGCCCACACTTTTCGGTAGCCTTCGCCAGTGAAGGGAGAGCGCTGGATGCAGGCGGCTATGTGGCCGAGCAATTCGTCGTCACTGAGGAATCCGACAGGCCCTCTGCGGCCAGGCGCACGCTCAGCCGAAGCCTTGCGTGCGTCATGCGTCGATCTGGGAATGCCCCAGACCTGGCAAACTTTCGCCAGTCCATACTTCCGGCCTGTGGAGGGCGAGGAGGACGGGCTCATTTCCTCGACCTCCGCCACCCCAAAGGGTCCTTTGCCTCCAGGAGCCGAATCTTCTCGCGGAGCAGCTCGATCTCCATGGCCTGCTCGCCAATCTTCTCATTGAGGCGCCTATATTCGGCCTCCTCGGCCGAAGAGCGTTTCTTGAGACCAGCGGCACCACTGGCCGGAAAGGCATCTTTCCATTGTGAGCGCTTGGCCGCCGTAACGCCAAGTTCCCGACTGAGCGTCTCCATGTCCTCGCCACGCAGAAGCCGAAGGACGGCCTCCGTCTTGTGCTGTACTCCTCTGGTATAGGGTTTTCTTGGACACCGAATTGGGAGTAGAGAGGCTCCCCACGAGGTGATTTATGAGCAAACAAAACGACAAAGGCTTGTCGGCCGCCTCCCCGGTGGAGGGAGGCCGTAGGCCGACTGGAACCGGGGAGACGAGGGCGGTTCCCAAGCGATTCTGGGTACAGCACAAGACGGAGGCCGTCCTTCGGCTTCTGCGTGGCGAGGACATGGAGACGCTCAGTCGGGAACTTGGCGTTA comes from the Allochromatium tepidum genome and includes:
- a CDS encoding integrase core domain-containing protein yields the protein MAEVEEMSPSSSPSTGRKYGLAKVCQVWGIPRSTHDARKASAERAPGRRGPVGFLSDDELLGHIAACIQRSPFTGEGYRKVWARLRFNGIRTSPQRTLRLMRENNLLAVRSPGRPHGPKAHDGTIKTEQVDVMWGTDMTTTMTAREGNASIFLAVDHCSLECVGIHAAKCGTRFEALEPIRQGVRQSFGAFGPAVANGLTLRHDNGSQYVSSVFQEEISFLGIQSSPSVVREPQGNGIAERFVRTLKENLLWVRRFDTVEELRLALLEFKDTYNQEWIIGRHGYKTPAAVRKIQKKAVNFAA